A window of the Diospyros lotus cultivar Yz01 unplaced genomic scaffold, ASM1463336v1 superscaf1, whole genome shotgun sequence genome harbors these coding sequences:
- the LOC127793267 gene encoding uncharacterized protein LOC127793267 isoform X2, with protein MFPLPLLWEARMAFFMWETPLFFITQVGNEMLIACIWFLLIWVCLQLLLKLGKLERRNLAILLIGTKFSGTSIISFSERNFYGSSKPDLNIFKSHDNPEMEGCKLEKETNFEGENKGTWHLGRQQYYQLDSDSFLESKGNRDAARNLMELNGFVAGDDPSDGRGEHTALYAKSQLEPSGWREDRTSLYRDVHVVFPRESIQVVQGVCINKEISYRSKCSIENCRLDDDSICVLLNSYMDMYSKPTEEAPNTVSPVSSTASESVPERDGANDSMKIVMDQKEALFASIKVADDGSNKKNVSGSSPMVEELGTNYCRLQLTDSTRHKDEEQDNKVGETSEGAMLATSMPCAATDASHKNCYAMESDSKCDAESRRLIYDYASTATMSRGSERSLKTSDLQPAPKIVETCRLDNEMSESLRVSSQTYYSGESSFPALDPLSGPIEQQSGPLSYSGSISHRSNSSNSTRSFAFPILPSEWNGSPVKMAEADRRQLKKGKGWRVVFLCCEF; from the exons ATGTTCCCTCTGCCTCTACTGTGGGAAGCTCGAATGGCCTTCTTCATGTGGGAGACTCCCCTTTTTTTTATCACCCAA GTTGGGAATGAGATGTTGATAGCGTGTATCTGGTTTTTATTGATCTGGGTTTGTCTTCAACTTTTACTCAAGTTGGGAAAACTAGAAAGAAGAAATTTGGCAATATTGTTAATTGGAACCAAATTTTCTGGAACTTCAATTATTAGTTTCTCAGAAAGAAACTTTTATGGCT CCAGTAAGCCCGATCTCAATATTTTCAAGTCCCATGACAATCCTGAGATGGAAGGTTGTAAGTTGGAGAAAGAGACTAACTTTGAGGGTGAGAATAAAGGCACTTGGCATCTAGGGAGGCAGCAGTACTATCAACTTGATTCTGATTCCTTCCTGGAAAGCAAAGGAAATAGAGATGCAGCCAGGAACTTGATGGAATTGAATGGTTTTGTGGCTGGGGACGATCCATCTGATGGAAGAGGAGAGCATACGGCCCTTTATGCTAAAAGTCAACTTGAACCATCAGGCTGGAGGGAGGACAGAACAAGCCTTTATCGCGACGTGCATGTTGTTTTCCCCCGAGAGAGCATTCAGGTTGTCCAGGGCGTTTGCATCAACAAGGAAATTTCTTACAGGAGTAAATGTTCTATAGAAAATTGTCGGTTGGATGATGATAGTATCTGTGTCTTACTGAACTCTTACATGGACATGTACAGTAAACCAACTGAAGAAGCACCCAACACAGTGTCACCTGTTTCTTCTACTGCATCAGAGTCTGTCCCTGAACGCGACGGCGCAAACGATTCCATGAAAATCGTGATGGATCAGAAAGAGGCTCTCTTTGCCAGCATCAAGGTTGCAGATGATGGCTCCAATAAGAAGAATGTAAGTGGGAGCTCGCCAATGGTTGAAGAGCTTGGCACCAATTACTGCCGCTTGCAGTTAACCGATTCAACCAGACACAAGGATGAAGAACAAGATAACAAG GTTGGGGAAACAAGTGAGGGGGCAATGTTGGCAACCTCCATGCCATGCGCTGCCACTGATGCATCGCATAAGAACTGCTATGCCATGGAGTCCGACTCCAAATGTGATGCAGAGAGTAGAAGACTCATTTACGATTATGCTTCAACAGCAACCATGTCTAGAGGCTCGGAGAGAAGCCTAAAAACTTCAGATCTTCAACCTGCCCCGAAAATTGTAGAGACATGCAGGCTTGACAATGAGATGTCAGAAAGCTTGCGAGTATCGAGCCAGACCTATTATAGCGGGGAGTCCAGTTTCCCTGCCCTCGATCCTCTTTCAGGTCCAATAGAACAACAATCCGGGCCATTGTCATATTCCGGCAGCATCTCTCACCGGTCAAACAGCAGCAACAGCACGCGATCCTTTGCTTTTCCCAT ATTGCCCTCGGAGTGGAACGGCAGCCCTGTAAAGATGGCGGAAGCCGACCGGAGACAGCTGAAGAAGGGTAAAGGATGGAGGGTGGTTTTCCTCTGCTGTGAATTCTAG
- the LOC127793267 gene encoding uncharacterized protein LOC127793267 isoform X4: MEGCKLEKETNFEGENKGTWHLGRQQYYQLDSDSFLESKGNRDAARNLMELNGFVAGDDPSDGRGEHTALYAKSQLEPSGWREDRTSLYRDVHVVFPRESIQVVQGVCINKEISYRSKCSIENCRLDDDSICVLLNSYMDMYSKPTEEAPNTVSPVSSTASESVPERDGANDSMKIVMDQKEALFASIKVADDGSNKKNVSGSSPMVEELGTNYCRLQLTDSTRHKDEEQDNKVGETSEGAMLATSMPCAATDASHKNCYAMESDSKCDAESRRLIYDYASTATMSRGSERSLKTSDLQPAPKIVETCRLDNEMSESLRVSSQTYYSGESSFPALDPLSGPIEQQSGPLSYSGSISHRSNSSNSTRSFAFPILPSEWNGSPVKMAEADRRQLKKGKGWRVVFLCCEF, from the exons ATGGAAGGTTGTAAGTTGGAGAAAGAGACTAACTTTGAGGGTGAGAATAAAGGCACTTGGCATCTAGGGAGGCAGCAGTACTATCAACTTGATTCTGATTCCTTCCTGGAAAGCAAAGGAAATAGAGATGCAGCCAGGAACTTGATGGAATTGAATGGTTTTGTGGCTGGGGACGATCCATCTGATGGAAGAGGAGAGCATACGGCCCTTTATGCTAAAAGTCAACTTGAACCATCAGGCTGGAGGGAGGACAGAACAAGCCTTTATCGCGACGTGCATGTTGTTTTCCCCCGAGAGAGCATTCAGGTTGTCCAGGGCGTTTGCATCAACAAGGAAATTTCTTACAGGAGTAAATGTTCTATAGAAAATTGTCGGTTGGATGATGATAGTATCTGTGTCTTACTGAACTCTTACATGGACATGTACAGTAAACCAACTGAAGAAGCACCCAACACAGTGTCACCTGTTTCTTCTACTGCATCAGAGTCTGTCCCTGAACGCGACGGCGCAAACGATTCCATGAAAATCGTGATGGATCAGAAAGAGGCTCTCTTTGCCAGCATCAAGGTTGCAGATGATGGCTCCAATAAGAAGAATGTAAGTGGGAGCTCGCCAATGGTTGAAGAGCTTGGCACCAATTACTGCCGCTTGCAGTTAACCGATTCAACCAGACACAAGGATGAAGAACAAGATAACAAG GTTGGGGAAACAAGTGAGGGGGCAATGTTGGCAACCTCCATGCCATGCGCTGCCACTGATGCATCGCATAAGAACTGCTATGCCATGGAGTCCGACTCCAAATGTGATGCAGAGAGTAGAAGACTCATTTACGATTATGCTTCAACAGCAACCATGTCTAGAGGCTCGGAGAGAAGCCTAAAAACTTCAGATCTTCAACCTGCCCCGAAAATTGTAGAGACATGCAGGCTTGACAATGAGATGTCAGAAAGCTTGCGAGTATCGAGCCAGACCTATTATAGCGGGGAGTCCAGTTTCCCTGCCCTCGATCCTCTTTCAGGTCCAATAGAACAACAATCCGGGCCATTGTCATATTCCGGCAGCATCTCTCACCGGTCAAACAGCAGCAACAGCACGCGATCCTTTGCTTTTCCCAT ATTGCCCTCGGAGTGGAACGGCAGCCCTGTAAAGATGGCGGAAGCCGACCGGAGACAGCTGAAGAAGGGTAAAGGATGGAGGGTGGTTTTCCTCTGCTGTGAATTCTAG
- the LOC127793267 gene encoding uncharacterized protein LOC127793267 isoform X1, translating into MYFRFLAQLFDSPKCSLCLYCGKLEWPSSCGRLPFFLSPKWVGNEMLIACIWFLLIWVCLQLLLKLGKLERRNLAILLIGTKFSGTSIISFSERNFYGSSKPDLNIFKSHDNPEMEGCKLEKETNFEGENKGTWHLGRQQYYQLDSDSFLESKGNRDAARNLMELNGFVAGDDPSDGRGEHTALYAKSQLEPSGWREDRTSLYRDVHVVFPRESIQVVQGVCINKEISYRSKCSIENCRLDDDSICVLLNSYMDMYSKPTEEAPNTVSPVSSTASESVPERDGANDSMKIVMDQKEALFASIKVADDGSNKKNVSGSSPMVEELGTNYCRLQLTDSTRHKDEEQDNKVGETSEGAMLATSMPCAATDASHKNCYAMESDSKCDAESRRLIYDYASTATMSRGSERSLKTSDLQPAPKIVETCRLDNEMSESLRVSSQTYYSGESSFPALDPLSGPIEQQSGPLSYSGSISHRSNSSNSTRSFAFPILPSEWNGSPVKMAEADRRQLKKGKGWRVVFLCCEF; encoded by the exons ATGTACTTTCGCTTTCTTGCACAGCTCTTTGATTCTCCCAAATGTTCCCTCTGCCTCTACTGTGGGAAGCTCGAATGGCCTTCTTCATGTGGGAGACTCCCCTTTTTTTTATCACCCAAGTGG GTTGGGAATGAGATGTTGATAGCGTGTATCTGGTTTTTATTGATCTGGGTTTGTCTTCAACTTTTACTCAAGTTGGGAAAACTAGAAAGAAGAAATTTGGCAATATTGTTAATTGGAACCAAATTTTCTGGAACTTCAATTATTAGTTTCTCAGAAAGAAACTTTTATGGCT CCAGTAAGCCCGATCTCAATATTTTCAAGTCCCATGACAATCCTGAGATGGAAGGTTGTAAGTTGGAGAAAGAGACTAACTTTGAGGGTGAGAATAAAGGCACTTGGCATCTAGGGAGGCAGCAGTACTATCAACTTGATTCTGATTCCTTCCTGGAAAGCAAAGGAAATAGAGATGCAGCCAGGAACTTGATGGAATTGAATGGTTTTGTGGCTGGGGACGATCCATCTGATGGAAGAGGAGAGCATACGGCCCTTTATGCTAAAAGTCAACTTGAACCATCAGGCTGGAGGGAGGACAGAACAAGCCTTTATCGCGACGTGCATGTTGTTTTCCCCCGAGAGAGCATTCAGGTTGTCCAGGGCGTTTGCATCAACAAGGAAATTTCTTACAGGAGTAAATGTTCTATAGAAAATTGTCGGTTGGATGATGATAGTATCTGTGTCTTACTGAACTCTTACATGGACATGTACAGTAAACCAACTGAAGAAGCACCCAACACAGTGTCACCTGTTTCTTCTACTGCATCAGAGTCTGTCCCTGAACGCGACGGCGCAAACGATTCCATGAAAATCGTGATGGATCAGAAAGAGGCTCTCTTTGCCAGCATCAAGGTTGCAGATGATGGCTCCAATAAGAAGAATGTAAGTGGGAGCTCGCCAATGGTTGAAGAGCTTGGCACCAATTACTGCCGCTTGCAGTTAACCGATTCAACCAGACACAAGGATGAAGAACAAGATAACAAG GTTGGGGAAACAAGTGAGGGGGCAATGTTGGCAACCTCCATGCCATGCGCTGCCACTGATGCATCGCATAAGAACTGCTATGCCATGGAGTCCGACTCCAAATGTGATGCAGAGAGTAGAAGACTCATTTACGATTATGCTTCAACAGCAACCATGTCTAGAGGCTCGGAGAGAAGCCTAAAAACTTCAGATCTTCAACCTGCCCCGAAAATTGTAGAGACATGCAGGCTTGACAATGAGATGTCAGAAAGCTTGCGAGTATCGAGCCAGACCTATTATAGCGGGGAGTCCAGTTTCCCTGCCCTCGATCCTCTTTCAGGTCCAATAGAACAACAATCCGGGCCATTGTCATATTCCGGCAGCATCTCTCACCGGTCAAACAGCAGCAACAGCACGCGATCCTTTGCTTTTCCCAT ATTGCCCTCGGAGTGGAACGGCAGCCCTGTAAAGATGGCGGAAGCCGACCGGAGACAGCTGAAGAAGGGTAAAGGATGGAGGGTGGTTTTCCTCTGCTGTGAATTCTAG
- the LOC127793267 gene encoding uncharacterized protein LOC127793267 isoform X3: MYFRFLAQLFDSPKCSLCLYCGKLEWPSSSSKPDLNIFKSHDNPEMEGCKLEKETNFEGENKGTWHLGRQQYYQLDSDSFLESKGNRDAARNLMELNGFVAGDDPSDGRGEHTALYAKSQLEPSGWREDRTSLYRDVHVVFPRESIQVVQGVCINKEISYRSKCSIENCRLDDDSICVLLNSYMDMYSKPTEEAPNTVSPVSSTASESVPERDGANDSMKIVMDQKEALFASIKVADDGSNKKNVSGSSPMVEELGTNYCRLQLTDSTRHKDEEQDNKVGETSEGAMLATSMPCAATDASHKNCYAMESDSKCDAESRRLIYDYASTATMSRGSERSLKTSDLQPAPKIVETCRLDNEMSESLRVSSQTYYSGESSFPALDPLSGPIEQQSGPLSYSGSISHRSNSSNSTRSFAFPILPSEWNGSPVKMAEADRRQLKKGKGWRVVFLCCEF, translated from the exons ATGTACTTTCGCTTTCTTGCACAGCTCTTTGATTCTCCCAAATGTTCCCTCTGCCTCTACTGTGGGAAGCTCGAATGGCCTTCTTCAT CCAGTAAGCCCGATCTCAATATTTTCAAGTCCCATGACAATCCTGAGATGGAAGGTTGTAAGTTGGAGAAAGAGACTAACTTTGAGGGTGAGAATAAAGGCACTTGGCATCTAGGGAGGCAGCAGTACTATCAACTTGATTCTGATTCCTTCCTGGAAAGCAAAGGAAATAGAGATGCAGCCAGGAACTTGATGGAATTGAATGGTTTTGTGGCTGGGGACGATCCATCTGATGGAAGAGGAGAGCATACGGCCCTTTATGCTAAAAGTCAACTTGAACCATCAGGCTGGAGGGAGGACAGAACAAGCCTTTATCGCGACGTGCATGTTGTTTTCCCCCGAGAGAGCATTCAGGTTGTCCAGGGCGTTTGCATCAACAAGGAAATTTCTTACAGGAGTAAATGTTCTATAGAAAATTGTCGGTTGGATGATGATAGTATCTGTGTCTTACTGAACTCTTACATGGACATGTACAGTAAACCAACTGAAGAAGCACCCAACACAGTGTCACCTGTTTCTTCTACTGCATCAGAGTCTGTCCCTGAACGCGACGGCGCAAACGATTCCATGAAAATCGTGATGGATCAGAAAGAGGCTCTCTTTGCCAGCATCAAGGTTGCAGATGATGGCTCCAATAAGAAGAATGTAAGTGGGAGCTCGCCAATGGTTGAAGAGCTTGGCACCAATTACTGCCGCTTGCAGTTAACCGATTCAACCAGACACAAGGATGAAGAACAAGATAACAAG GTTGGGGAAACAAGTGAGGGGGCAATGTTGGCAACCTCCATGCCATGCGCTGCCACTGATGCATCGCATAAGAACTGCTATGCCATGGAGTCCGACTCCAAATGTGATGCAGAGAGTAGAAGACTCATTTACGATTATGCTTCAACAGCAACCATGTCTAGAGGCTCGGAGAGAAGCCTAAAAACTTCAGATCTTCAACCTGCCCCGAAAATTGTAGAGACATGCAGGCTTGACAATGAGATGTCAGAAAGCTTGCGAGTATCGAGCCAGACCTATTATAGCGGGGAGTCCAGTTTCCCTGCCCTCGATCCTCTTTCAGGTCCAATAGAACAACAATCCGGGCCATTGTCATATTCCGGCAGCATCTCTCACCGGTCAAACAGCAGCAACAGCACGCGATCCTTTGCTTTTCCCAT ATTGCCCTCGGAGTGGAACGGCAGCCCTGTAAAGATGGCGGAAGCCGACCGGAGACAGCTGAAGAAGGGTAAAGGATGGAGGGTGGTTTTCCTCTGCTGTGAATTCTAG
- the LOC127792761 gene encoding dof zinc finger protein DOF5.4 has translation MQDIHSIGGGGGRLFTGGGDRRLRPHHHHNHQTLKCPRCDSLNTKFCYYNNYNLSQPRHFCKSCRRYWTKGGVLRNVPVGGGCRKAKRSKPKASSSDAPPQDRKSNSHSSSESSSLTASTTAATRVSTAAATTTEVASASSSTSASALFNFQDSRFFNMPQTANPSLEPQLIDQPTEGTIFAEIGTFTSLMTSSSADPPPQGFNITDIPASAYELQQQHHAIAVHDQSPNQQWQQQPQKMTSSMPEDVKMEEITAGYVDQTAQLEVPGGGGLHYRENNGSNFGLGALDWQAGGDQGLFDLAGNVDQDQAYWSQTQWTDLDNSLYPP, from the coding sequence ATGCAAGATATACATTCAATCGGAGGGGGAGGAGGCCGGTTGTTTACCGGGGGAGGGGACCGGAGGCTGAGGCCGCACCACCACCATAACCACCAGACCTTGAAGTGCCCGCGGTGCGACTCACTCAACACCAAGTTCTGCTACTACAACAACTACAACCTCTCCCAGCCGCGCCATTTCTGCAAGAGTTGTCGGAGGTACTGGACCAAGGGCGGCGTCCTCCGCAACGTTCCCGTCGGAGGCGGCTGCCGGAAAGCGAAGCGGTCCAAGCCGAAGGCCTCCTCCTCGGACGCGCCGCCTCAGGACCGCAAATCCAACTCTCATTCTAGCAGCGAGAGCTCCAGCCTCACCGCCTCAACCACCGCGGCCACGAGAGTCTCCACCGCCGCCGCAACCACGACTGAGGTCGCGTCTGCGAGCTCGTCGACCTCAGCGTCGGCATTATTCAACTTCCAGGACTCGAGGTTCTTCAACATGCCGCAAACGGCAAACCCTAGCCTGGAGCCGCAGctgatcgatcagccaacgGAGGGGACGATCTTCGCCGAGATCGGAACCTTCACGAGCCTGATGACATCCTCATCCGCCGATCCGCCGCCTCAAGGCTTCAACATCACCGACATTCCGGCGTCGGCGTACGAGTTGCAGCAACAGCATCACGCAATCGCCGTACACGATCAGAGTCCGAACCAACAGTGGCAGCAGCAACCACAGAAGATGACAAGCTCGATGCCGGAAGACGTGAAGATGGAAGAGATCACGGCGGGGTACGTGGATCAGACGGCTCAGTTAGAAGTTCCCGGAGGAGGAGGGCTCCATTACAGAGAGAACAATGGTAGCAACTTTGGACTGGGGGCACTTGACTGGCAAGCCGGCGGAGATCAAGGCCTGTTTGATCTCGCCGGAAACGTCGATCAAGATCAAGCATACTGGAGTCAGACTCAGTGGACTGACCTTGATAACTCTCTGTATCCcccctaa